The DNA sequence CGCCTGATCCTGGACAGCGACCACCTGCGGCTGGTCGGCGCGCTGGACCGCGCAGGCCACGACTGGATCGGGCAGGACATCGGCACCGCGATGGGGGGCGCGCCGGCCGGCGTCACGGTCAGCGACGACGCGGTGACGGCCATCGCCCAGGCGCAGGCGGTGATCGACTTCACCAGCCCCGATGCCACGGTCGCATTCGCGGAACTGACCGCCCAGGCGCGCGCCGTCCACGTCATCGGCACCACCGGGCTGGAGCAGCGGCACCTGGACGCGCTGGCGGCCGCCGCCCGCCACGCGCCGATCATCCGTGCCGGCAACATGAGCCTGGGCGTGAACCTGCTGGTTGGGCTGACCCGCAAGGTCGCGGCCGCCTTGGGCACCGACTGGGACATCGAGGTGGTCGAAAGCCATCACCGCCACAAGGTCGACGCCCCGTCGGGCACCGCCCTGATGCTGGGAGAGGCCGCGGCCCAGGGACGGGGCGCCGCGCTGGACGACCTGCGCGTGCCGGTCCGCGACGGCATCACCGGGGCCCGCGCACCGGGAAGCATCGGCTTTTCCGCCATCCGCGGGGGCGACGTGGTGGGCGAACATGACGTGATCTTCGCCGCCGACGGCGAACGCATCGTGCTGCGCCACCTGGCCACCGACCGCGCGATCTTTGCCCGCGGCGCGATCCGCGCGGCGGTCTGGGGTCAGGACAAGGGTCCGGGTCAGTACGACATGATGGACGTCCTTGGCCTTCAGGGCTGAATGGAGCAGCACCCCGACAGCATCCGCGGCGCGTCGCCGTGGATGACCACATGGGCGCGCATCCCGAACAGGCGATCCGACATGCCGTCCGAACACAGCTGCGGAATGGCGGTCAGGGTCAGCCCGTCGGCCACCACCGCGCGGGTCGGGTCGCGGAAGATGCCGGTGGACAGGACCGCCCGGACGGGGCGCGTATCTTCTGGCATGTCGGGACCGCCCAGCACAACGCTGTCGCCCTGCGGGATGAAGGCCCAGAACGGCTCGGTGCCAAAGCACTGGAATGCCGTGGGCAGGGCGCCGTCCTGCCAGACGTCGACGCGGTAATCCAGATAGCGGTCGGACACCCAGCCCGACCCCTCTCCGGTGTTGACGCGCGACCA is a window from the Paracoccus marcusii genome containing:
- a CDS encoding SH3 domain-containing protein translates to MLRTALVLTLALSGPALATQEYILPTLFDVARVAADDVLNIRAEPDASAPIIGTLAFDATHVEVVEQRAGWSRVNTGEGSGWVSDRYLDYRVDVWQDGALPTAFQCFGTEPFWAFIPQGDSVVLGGPDMPEDTRPVRAVLSTGIFRDPTRAVVADGLTLTAIPQLCSDGMSDRLFGMRAHVVIHGDAPRMLSGCCSIQP
- the dapB gene encoding 4-hydroxy-tetrahydrodipicolinate reductase, translated to MSDLQNTDQPQRPGVVVTGASGRMGQMLIRLILDSDHLRLVGALDRAGHDWIGQDIGTAMGGAPAGVTVSDDAVTAIAQAQAVIDFTSPDATVAFAELTAQARAVHVIGTTGLEQRHLDALAAAARHAPIIRAGNMSLGVNLLVGLTRKVAAALGTDWDIEVVESHHRHKVDAPSGTALMLGEAAAQGRGAALDDLRVPVRDGITGARAPGSIGFSAIRGGDVVGEHDVIFAADGERIVLRHLATDRAIFARGAIRAAVWGQDKGPGQYDMMDVLGLQG